TATGGGTGAGGCCTCTTATGTCATTAGCATTAAGATCTATAGGGAAAGATGTCAAGGCATTTTGGGATTGTCTCAAGTGACCTATATCAACAAAGTTTTAGAGAGATTTCAGATAAAAGATTTTGCACGAGTGTAACACCCATTGTGAAGGGTGATAGGTTCAATTTGAACCAATGCATAACATCCCATATGCTTCAGCTGTTGGAAGCCTAATATCTACTCTTGTTTGCACAAGACCTAACATTGCATTTGCAGTGAGAATATTGGAAAAATATCAGAATAACCCAGGTTTGGACCATTGGAGGGTTGCTAAAAAGGTTATGAGGTACTTTCAAGGAACTAAGGACTACATGCTTATGTATAGATGAACTAATCATTTGGAGGTATGAGGTTACTCGAATTCAGACTTTGATGGCTGCGTTAATTCTTGGAAATCAACATCTAGATACATATCTATGTTAGTCGGCAAAGCCGTGTCATGGAGGAGTTCAAAGTAGACTTTGACTGCTACCTCCACTATGGAAGCTAAGTTCGTTGCTTGTTTTGAGACTATATTGCATGGTGTATGGTTGAAGAGCTTCATCTCGAGGGTTAGAGTTGTTGATTCCATTTCTAGGCCACTTAAGTTGTACTGTGACAATTCAATTGTTATTTTCTTGGCTAAAAACCACAAGAGTGTAGTTGAAGTAAATACATTAACATTAAGTATTTAGTCGTAAGAGAACATGTAAGGAAAATAAAGTGGTCATAGAACATATTAGCACTTAGTTGATGATAACTGatcctttaattaaaaaatgttaattaagaGTTTTAAGGATTGCGTTGAGCAAATGGGTATTGGTCTCATGATATAATTTAGTTATATGAACAACTATTGATGTAATGAAACTCTTTTTCAgttgtttgtttatttcttattttgagTGTATACATTTATGTTTGAGAATAACAAATTGTTGTGAACCTTGAGTAAACGGAgggtttatttatgaaattGTATTATCACATTTGGACTCATGGGAAAGGGATTGGATGCATTGTGATACATGAAAGGTAATACTCAATGGCTAAAGGCATACCCGGCCCCTTCACCTTTCACCACTTAACCATTTTGCCCCCTTAACTTAAACAAGAACCTATTAACCctctcaacttttaattttgaatatattatgtACCTCAACTATAAATTTTGTAACAATTACAAACCTTAGTGCAACAAGCATTATGCATGAGTTACAACGCGGTCTAATGTGGGCCCCACATTGATCAGGCCAATGGCAAGAAAAGGTCCTTGGCTCCTGCAAGAGAGGAAAAGGCTGGCGACCGGGCGGAGGTAGACGACTGCGGCGGACCACCGTCGTAAACAACTAAGGAGGAAGACGACACCGCTCACGCCGCTATCTGACTGACCTCCTACGCCTCCGCGCCGCTACCCGCTTAGCCCAATCAAAGCCATCGCCGACCCCCGACCCCAATAGATGCCATTGCCAGCCCCTTGACCCCAATTGACGCCATCGCCCAGATCTGCTTGCGACCAATCTCCCACACCGTCGGCCTAGATCTTCCCGTCCACTCCTAGTCGCTACTATCGACGACCCCCCAACCTCAGTCAACGCCTCCCACGCTGCTAGCAACCACCGATAGAAAGAGAGGCAACGAGCTAGAAGAGAAATGCAGTAAGCGAGAGGTCACTGGAGACAAGAAAGTCTggtaagaagaaagaaggagatgaTGTGCTGCACACACCTCAATCGCGTGTGTAATACATGCGTTGACCCAGGTGTCCataagattcaaaattaaaagttgagggGGCTAATAGGTCCTTATTTAAGTGAAGGGGGCAAAATGGTTAAATGGTGAAAGGTGAAGGGGTTGGGTATGCCTTTAGCGAATACTCAATTATAGAAGATCTATCGCCACGATTCATGTATTTAGTTTCTTTCTTAAAGGTAAAGAGATATAGATATAAGGTGTTACTTCGATCATATAAAATGTACGAACCAAGTAGGAGaatgtaattatctattaagtgattttatttctttgataAACAcctttaaacaaattaaaagttaatctCATCATATTCATCCACTAACTAATGAGTGATAACTgctttcaaattaaatttaaactaatttgaTGGGGTtagttttggagaaaattgaCATGTGTttagtctataaataaatgGGTTTCTCTATTGAAAATATACTAAAAAAGTAATTTGGATCCCCAATCAAGAGCAAATCTGAGGGCATACACTATCAAGTGTGTTAGCTCATTGATCGAAGCATCTACTCAATTGCAGTGATTTTttgtattcaaataataactGTAAAttagtatatgtatttttataaatttcttacaaattgtacatatatataagtagtTTAGATCTtctcttgcattttttttttttttttttgttgttgtgatCCTCGAGAcgcttattaatttttttaaataaaatatttatttataaaaaaataattatttaaaatatcaaaaataatcgAGAGACGCATGTTagttaatgaaaaaaaaaaatcataccacatatacacacacgaattatttgtaattttctagaaaaatatgcATTTTTCAGCCATTAAGGAGAGtttttgtgtttgaaaattcttttttcaaaacatgagtactattatttttttattattattattatttataactaactgaaaaatatttaatagtgtatcaatataaaaataatacctTCTTCAAATACTATATAGATACAACTTTTAAGGGGGGTGAAAAGAGCAAGCCATATATTCCTATTGAAGTCTAGCAAGATACTACTTTGACATTTGGATGATACTTTAGATATGACAAATTCTTGACTTAACCCgcaattaattttccctaatcTCATGGGCACATGCCCACCAGAATGGATCGTTGTTTGGAGACTTATCTAGTGAGGTGGCACTTGATGTGATAACTTATAATtagttttaataaataataaaaattacattttattaaaaatttcctaagtcccaataggatttttgaaattttttcccaatataaataattaaaaatatttttatttgttgattataCATGAATCGTGTTTTGGAAGATTTCATCCACCACAAAGAagtgtttttttaattaaaaataatatataataaatatattttatctaaaaattaaatatatttattgtacttTAATtattccattatatatatattaaatagatattacatttattgtattttgtttttttttcaaaatatttatattggttgatgataaataaattatattttataattgtcGACATTCAAATTCAGTCGATCGTGATTCATAGGCCCACAATGGGAAAAATGAGCCCAAATATAAGGAGGAAGGATTAAGTAGAAGCAGAGACAATGGAATTTTACGTGGTTTGACTAAAACAATATCTACTCCACAACTGTTCTCTGAGCATTCCGGTAGAGTAATAGTATAGCATTTTTCTTGTCCTTTTTACAAAGATATTTCGACTCCTATTTATAGTAAGGGGTGTttataattgcataaaatacaaaagtataaagatgatataatgggggacaagtCGTCCTTATCATCTGCATAAAATCAGGAGTGTGATCTTCATTACGAGGGATTtggtttgctttagataaagtGAGTGGGTCTCTGCCTCTTGTTATTCAGTAGCAATGTTGTTATGCGAGTTGAATAGTTTGACCGATGAGCTGAACTGTTAGGCTAGTGAGCTAGAAACATCGTTAGGAggtcgttgggtatatcgttgAGAGCTCGTTTGGTTAGGCCTAGAAGCATCACTGAAAGCTCGCTTGGTCCCTCAATCTGAGCTCAAGTTTCTGCGATGTGCAACATTGTTCTGACGAGCTCAGCCTTGGCTTATTTGGTTTCAACAGATTGGGCTGGTCTGCTGGATTGAGTCCAGCCCATAAGAATTGATCcgaaaaatacccataacaataatattatattaattaataaatttattttaatatataataaatatatattatctaaaaataaagaataatgttaGGAGTCATGACTAATAATGATGTCATCAATTATGTAGCGCCTCTTCATTAGAGGTGAATAATGAGATCATGTGTCCCCAGGGCATAGATACAAGTGATTGGATGAACAATATGCCAGTATCAATCTGGTAGATTGTGAGTTCGATTATTGTCATACGTAATGGCTAAAGATCCAACATGTAATTTATCTCCCCTAATAAAATTGAGGGTACGAGTATTGAGTGTCATTTAAAGAGATCATGTGTCGTTATCTTCTTTTCgtaacattttctttaatataatGGTGACAAATAATTggtgatttttaatattatttaaaaataaaatatatttgttagtACGGTAActattacaattaaaataatactaAGTAGCGTTAGCAGTGTGGGAGACCGAAGAAGTTGAAATAATGGGGCCAGGTTGCACAGTGAATAGTACGGATGTTTAACGAAATAGGGTACCCCTCATAAGATACTCATtgacccccccaccccccataAATCCGGTGAAATTTAATTGAGTTTTGTCAACTAGTGTTAGTGTTgataagatatatatttattattattaattctaaatCCAACCCTTCCTTCTTGCTAGCTTCCTGCTGCTATGACCAGCCTTCTTACTTTTGTACCCTTGCCTGCCTGCCTGCTGTTGGTATTTGTTTTTGCATTATTAAGGTCAATTTTATGGGACACTTTGAGATTTTGGTAAAAATATACTTATTgtctttgtattttaaaaaataacgtACTCTTTTCTTcacttgatttattatttaacattaaaaaaagcaaaaaactataaagataaaaaaaaaattattaatcaaccAACATAGATAATCCGTCGGTGAGTTATTGGGAAGAACTTTATCATGAAATTTGTGAAAATTGAAATCAAGAACCCATTCATTGCCTTGTTGGACGCAATTTTGTTGAAAACTCAATGATGGTGGACGTGAATTTGGTAAAACTTTGTCAATTGATCGTTAGTAAggtaaagaaagagagaaagagagatagagtagataaacaaaaagagaaaaaaaaatcaaaaaagaaaagtgggaggaagaaagaaagacttgCTACCATAACTAACAATTTAGTGTTGTCTCCACTATCGATATCCATTGACCTTTATGTCTCTACCATGGACACaatgagaaaattttatcataaaacCCCATTGAAATTTTTTCTATGATTACCAATAGAGATGTatataaggaagaaagagagagagagagagagtggtcAACAATGGTATGCAAGAAAGAGGAAGGGATgaaaaaagagataaagaaaaaaggaaTGAGAGAGgagtaagagaaagaaaaaacagaaagaacagaaaaactGAGATATgataatttgaaatgaaagacgaAATAGTTAATTTATATAGTTAATAACAAAGAAAGTtcgtgttattttttaaaacacaaagaTAGTCGATACTCTTTTTTCCAAATCCCAAGGGTGTCGCAATAAATTTAtcccttttattttgttttcttttaaaagattggaaaattttcaatctttgaaaaattacatatacTACCTtaccattaaaaaaataagataaaataactattttactcttgaaaacTCTAAATTGATAGTGTGAAATGTAACCCACAACCATTTTGAGAACTATAATACTCATTTTAGGCAAATTTAGGAGGCATTTCTCCAAGATTAACCCCAAGTACTCCACTTTTTCCACTATCCCAAGATTTTAAGCATGCTTCACAAGTTGAAGAAGTCATGCATCGAGgtagtgacatgttctccaagtGAATGGATTGTCTTGGGCTAGAAATAGCCATTGACCACTAAGGTTGACGGTGGTTTGTAGCTTTCAAGGTCGGACTTAGATTAATATATTTGAACACAAATCACTTGTTTAAAGAGTTTTTTTAAGAAATCATAAGATTAAATTCTCTTCGAAATTCTAGTCAACTTAAGATGATGTGGCATTCACACGAGATGATGGTACAGCCTCCAAACACATTATGGGTAGATGGCTTTCAATTTGAAAAACTCAATCGGTTGACATAGGTAGGTTGTTTTATTCTCTAAGGAAGGATGGGAGAGATTTAAATAGTGAGAATCATAGTACATTTTAAAAAGTAAGTAAATGtcattatttaacaaaagaatattAACTgatacaaatttaaaatgtgaagaaaaaaCTCCACTACTTGTCAAAAGCACTTTTGTGATGTgagatgatggtgatgatgggggagggagagggagagggagagggaggggGTGTTGATGATGATTAGGAAATAATCTGAGAGGGAAACTATAAAAACTGACTGCCGCGGTTCCTGccacccaacccaacccatcGCCATCCAATCCCAACCATTTCGCTCCTCTTCCTTCGCTCTTTCTTTTCATGGAATCCCCAGCTCGCTGCAGCTCGGTCATCATCGTCGGGGCTGGTATTTCCGGTAAAATTCCATATAAGCCTAACAAAGAAAACACCAACAAAAACATCAAcaaatattctctctctctctctctctgtacagATACTTACATTTGTCTCTCTGTATGTACGTCTAGGTTTGTCAGCGGCTAAGGTGCTGGCGGAGCACGGCGTCGACGACGTCGTCATCCTGGAGGCGTCGGACCGGATCGGAGGCAGGATCCGGAAGGCTGAATTCGGGGGTGTGTCGGTGGAGCTCGGCGCAGGCTGGATCGCGGGCGTCGGCGGCCGTGAGCCCAACCCCGTTTGGGAACTCGCCCGGAAATCCGACCTCCGGACCTGCTTCTCCGATTACAGCAATGCGCGCTACAACATTTACGACCACAGGTTCGTTTTCCTCTCCCCCTGCGCTACATTGCGCCGGCCGGTCAAACCAAATGCACTCACTCATAAACTCTTGTTTCTGGGTTTGTTAATTCAGTGGGAAGATTTTTCCGAGCGGACTCGCCGCTGACTCGTACAGGAAGGCGGTGGACTCGGCCATACAGAGGCTCCGGACTCAGGAGGCCAACCTCGACGCCGATTCCTCTAAACCTTCCGAACCGCTATCGTGAGCAACTGAGATTTACGATACTTGTCGGTACCAGCTTTTGTGTTCGTTGCATTAACTAGGCTTTCGTTTTAACAGGGTTCCGAAAACGCCAATAGAACTGGCCATCGATTTCATCCTGCACGACTTCGAAATGGCAGGTGGGTCTCTTAATTTTCTCTGCAGCCAAACCCGTGTTTAATTTGTAGATATTGTCGTTGTATATATTGTGAGAATTGGGTTTTGGTTTTTGCTTTCAGAGGTTGAACCCATATCGACTTATGTGGACTTTGGGGAGAGAGAGTTCTTGGTTGCGGATAAGCGAGGATACGAGCATTTACTGTACAAGATGGCAGAAACTTTTCTGTTAACCTCCGAGGGTAAAATCGTGGACAATCGCCTGAAGCTTAACAAGGTAAAGAGCGGAAATCTTTGTCGATTTTGTATCTGTATCGATTGGGTTTCTCATGAAGCCAATCATCGAGGGTGAAAACAGAGAGGTACTTTTGATTAGTTTACGAATAGAAGAGATAAAAAGGAACAGAAGAATAGAAAGCTGTAGTGCAAAAATCCCAACTCTGTTTTTTATGCAAACAcaccttttttttgtttttgttgttgagATTGATTGACCCACTTCTCTGGATAACGTCATTTACTGGAAGCTGCTCCTTTTGTATTCCGTTCTATTTGTCATCTTCTACCATGTTATGGGTATGAGAGAACTACTGGGTGGGGCCAAAAATCCCTTTCTGGGTTTCTTTTTATAATTCTGAAACTGTCCAGTAATCATCTTAAGAGATGTTAAGTTAGATCAATGTACCATCTGCAACTAATATCTTGGTGGGTTTTGATCTCATTGTGTGCCTAAAGAAAGATGGGTAGCTTCTTGAGGACTCTCCATGAATCCACAGTATGGTACCTGttgtttttaaaagaattagaCTCATAAAACTGATCagatatatgtgtattttgTTCGTTTGTTAGTTAGTTTTCATTTGAAGCCCCAAGCAATTAATTAAGGCCTTCACTACTGTTACCCCATTGCATCAGAAGAGGTCCCACTCTCCACTATCTTGCGCAGTGTGCATATGGACCGTGATTTTCTCTTCGTCTAGAAATTGACCGAATACATGAGGTTTTGAGAAGGATAGGACGTCATATTAACTCGAaataggaaaagaaatgaaCGGTGTTGTCCTTGTCCTCATTTAATGGAATTGTTGTTTTGCTTTCCCCAatatctctctccccctcctgAAACTCTGGTTTTCGTACTGAAATTGATatggaaatggaaaatggaaatACAAACACCTTTTGGTCTTCTTCCCACTAGCCCACATTGAAATTGAGAAATCAGCATTAATGGGTAATGGTGGCATTAATATCTGCTGTAATCCTGCAGAGATTCTTCTTCTATATATGAATGAACATCACCTACCCTCGTCACATGCCTCAAAACTGTAAGATAAAATCTTTTCTTAAAGAGCGAGTCACCATGGTTCGCATTTGCATCTGCCTTGAGCAAACTCAAGGACACACACAATACCCCCCATGAACCAGCTCCCTTctattactttatttttcaGCACAGATTTTCTTGGTTTGACTGCAGGGGATAGGCTGGCCTTTGTCTCTTTGCTTCTAAAACCTTTCTTTCTCATTATGTCATTTTATGCCTGGATATAGACATTGATTTAGATATGTAGGTCCTCTTGGGTTTGCAAACACGCACGCAGGTCTAGCTTGTTGCGTCCTTTTGTATGAATTGTATATTGAACTCTGTAACTTGTTACATTTGTCTGTTTTGGATTTTTAGTTTCTATTCTATATGTATGTCTTAGCTTTTGGCTCAAACAAAGCAAGTGTATTGATTATTTTTAGCTCTAGTGTTGTTATGGACATATGAATATGATTTAATTGTTTCATCCAtggatctttttttttgggggggcggggggggggggcaggtAGTTCGAGAATTACGGCACTCAAGGAGTGGTGTTAGGTTGGTGACGGAGGATGGATCTGCTTACGAAGCTAATTACGCGATTTTGTCTGTTAGCATCGGCGTCCTGCAAAGCAACCTTATCTCCGTCACCCCACCCTTCCCCGTAAGTACCCTTTTCTCCTCCATCTCAACTCAAGAATTGCTttcgaaaataaataatatttctggAACTATATACACGTAAGTAGCAATGCAATCTCCAGTTGCTTAATTAGTTAGTATCATAGTATCATAACAAACAATATAATATGATGCAaaatccatccatccatcatgGTAACCTAATCAAGTAAATCCATGTGGGGTCAGGGATAAAAGTTGGGTCCCAGGAGGTGGGAATGCTGACAATTAATATTTGGGGTTGTCCATTGATATATAATTGATGTTTGACTGGTTGATGGCAGACTGCGTTGATATTCGTGCTGTCTTTTGTATGTGTGAACCACTGTTTGCATAATCCACAGTTTCTTCTGCAATCAACTGGCTCATCAATGACACTTCCCCAATTGCCGCCTGGTAGGCCAAGTATGCTGTATGCAGCCTTAAGGTGGCAAATGGCAATGCGTGCTACTGTTCATTTTTACCTGCTGACAGCTGGtttgcttcttttctttccttttctggGACTACATCTCCAACATTTTTTTCAAACTCCATTCTCATCAGCACTTAATATTTGTTAGGTAACTTGGAGAGGAAGTTCACCCTTTTGTTGATTATATATGGGTCTAATTTTTTCAGTAGTCTCTTAATTAAACGTGATTCCAATAGCCCTGAAATGTTGGATTAATTAATGTGAGTGTTCTTTAATGCTGGCATGGGTTTGAAACTTGAAAGCCATCACTTAATAGTTAATTGTAAATTCCTTTCTGAGATCAAGCTAGTTCGGTTTCATTGGGATGAATCTCATAAGGATGTTAATTGAAAAGCTACTCTTGATCATCATTTGAAAGGTTCTGATTTTGTACCTGGAAATTCTTAACATGATGAAGTAGATGGGCTTAACATAATGTGCTGCTGAGACATTAGTGTTTCTCTTTGATAACTCATTGATTTTAGgtttttaaaacacaaaagtCTGCTTAAATTAGTTATTTGATACAGTTGCTTGTTTCCTTGTGGTCCTTTGTGCtattatatattgtatgttttattctattttaaaataatcatatgatgaaaattatgGCACAGAATTGGAAACTGGAGGCCATTGAGAAATGTGATGTGATGGTGTACACAAAGATCTTCTTAAGATTTCCATACAAGTTCTGGCCTTGTGGAGCCGAAAAAGAGTTCTTTATATATGCCCACGAGCGAAGAGGCTACTACACATTCTGGCAGGTCCGTCTATAATTAAGTGTTACTTTCTGCAATTCAATTGGTGTCTTTAACTTGTTGCTTTATGGAATGGAGTGTTGATTCATTTTACAGTGGGTATCATTTCTTTATCCTTCTTATTGGAAGAGAAAACCGTGTGCTTCAAGATTGAAACTTGAAAGTTGGGGACTGTTGTGACGATATGGACTCACTTGGATGGTGGGTACTACCCCAATCAAAGTTTAGAGGATTCCCACCATCTATATAGGGGCGGGGCCACATTCTCTTTTGCATCTTCGTCTGGTTTACTAATTATAATTGACAGGCCTAGTGTGTTGCTTGTCATCTCGCCAAAAAAGTTGAGAGAGATCTACAATATTTAGCAGCGAAAGCTTGTTACATATATAGATGTAATCAttcgtttcttttcttttcttttctttttttgcttgaTAATTGGAGGCCATCCATCACTATCCACGACTATATATGTTCATTGAGGCAAAAGAAATTAGGATTCTTGGATATAGATCCTTGGGGCATGGATAATAATTGATACAGTCCTAACATTACAGGATCAGGATTAGGTCTGATCACCTCTTTAGTACTGGGACACCTTAAGCATTAATGATTACTTTCAGTTACCTGGAAGAATCCCAGAGAGCCTGTCACTGTAACACACTAGAATATGTTTTGAAATGGCCCTTTGTGTTCATATGCAAGCGATAGAGACGGCCCCAGCGCCATTATTTTGTGACTCGGTCAACTACTATGAAATAGCAACGTTCTACTGCAGACAACAAAGTCTAAGTcttgcatcattcattcattcttccTTTTACAACAATGTGACGTTTGTCTCTTCCTCAAAGCCAACAATTTAGCTGTACGGAAAGGCTCTCTTCTCTGCGTGCATCTTGCATGTCGATTTCTGAATCATCGTTGAAAGGAATATTTCTTGGTTTGCTAGCTGGGTGTAGAAGAAAATAAGGTTGGACGTCCTTGTCGCGCATGGGCTTCCCCAAGGACTTCCAGTTCCAGGATCTTTGGTTGTCTTTATATGAGCGACTTTTGATTATATCATCTTCATCTGTCATCCATTTGTTAAGTCTTAAATTAGCACTCAACAAATTGCTCCAAGCTGGCTGCTCATTTTGTCTGTTTATTTGCTGCCTCAGCACATGGAGAATGCATTTCCCGGGTCCAATATTCTTGTGGTGACACTGACAAATGGAGAATCTAAACGCGTTGAGGCTCAGTCAGACCAAGAAACTCTTAAAGAAGCCATGGAGGTGCTAAGAAACATGTTTGGGCCCCACATACCCGATGCCAGTGATATTCTCGTGCCTCGCTGGTGGAACAACCGCTTCCAGCGGGGCAGCTACAGCAACTACCCCATCTATTTCAATCAACAAATCATTAATAACATCAAGGTACGTAAGTGCTGCCATTTATCCTACATTTTCTTCAACTGATTGGTAATGCACGTACGGGGCCACTCTATTGAGGATGATGAGTTCAACAAAAATACCAACCAAAATTGTACAAACCTTTCCTTGCAACTGACTCACAATGTTTGAAATACAACTGGCTCAAAGGCTGGCTGACCCCTAGAAACTGTCGTTTTGCGCTTTGTTTGCTCATCAGGCACCGGTTGGACGGATTTTCTTTACCGGAGAACACACAAGCGAGAGATTTAATGGTTATGTTCATGGGGGTTACCTTGCAGGTAAACAAATgagattcttcttcttcttcttcttcctttgcttTTTTCACCCTTAATAATAAAGGATCTCTGCTGAT
The Diospyros lotus cultivar Yz01 chromosome 12, ASM1463336v1, whole genome shotgun sequence DNA segment above includes these coding regions:
- the LOC127814246 gene encoding polyamine oxidase 1-like, producing MESPARCSSVIIVGAGISGLSAAKVLAEHGVDDVVILEASDRIGGRIRKAEFGGVSVELGAGWIAGVGGREPNPVWELARKSDLRTCFSDYSNARYNIYDHSGKIFPSGLAADSYRKAVDSAIQRLRTQEANLDADSSKPSEPLSVPKTPIELAIDFILHDFEMAEVEPISTYVDFGEREFLVADKRGYEHLLYKMAETFLLTSEGKIVDNRLKLNKVVRELRHSRSGVRLVTEDGSAYEANYAILSVSIGVLQSNLISVTPPFPNWKLEAIEKCDVMVYTKIFLRFPYKFWPCGAEKEFFIYAHERRGYYTFWQHMENAFPGSNILVVTLTNGESKRVEAQSDQETLKEAMEVLRNMFGPHIPDASDILVPRWWNNRFQRGSYSNYPIYFNQQIINNIKAPVGRIFFTGEHTSERFNGYVHGGYLAGIDTGKALLEEIRSEGRKNENPTLLLEPFLAITGSLTSAQAAAEAVSSLHKCEIPRQLFLSSNNHGLPEAIL